The following proteins are encoded in a genomic region of Dioscorea cayenensis subsp. rotundata cultivar TDr96_F1 chromosome 8, TDr96_F1_v2_PseudoChromosome.rev07_lg8_w22 25.fasta, whole genome shotgun sequence:
- the LOC120266400 gene encoding small nuclear ribonucleoprotein Sm D2-like, which translates to MSMEEDANGGKKEEEEFNTGPLSVLMMSVKNNTQVLINCRNNKKLLGRVRAFDRHCNMVLENVREMWTEIPKTGKGKKKALPVNKDRFISKMFLRGDSVIIVLRNPK; encoded by the exons ATGTCGATGGAGGAAGATGCTAAT GGGGGAaagaaagaggaagaggagtTCAACACGGGCCCACTCTCAGTTCTGATGATGAGTGTCAAAAATAATACCCAG GTGCTTATTAATTGCCGAAACAACAAGAAGTTGTTGGGTCGTGTGAGAGCCTTTGATCGCCATTGTAACATGGTTCTAGAAAATGTCAGGGAGATGTGGACTGAG ATTCCTAAGACTGGTAAGGGCAAGAAGAAAGCACTCCCTGTGAACAAGGATAGGTTTATCAGCAAAATGTTCCTTCGAGGGGACTCTGTCATCATTGTTCTTAGGAACCCTAAGTGA
- the LOC120267086 gene encoding putative oxidoreductase TDA3 codes for MATPPSAVIAAAPPHIVICGGGVIGACTAYYLSTKSSSSPAAHITIIERSSIACGASGKAGGFLALDWCAPPLSHLAHASFLLHRSLSASLSGPLSYGYRPLHALSLSIHPEPHSSPPSRSLPPWIDSSNAGSPRTIGTPETTAQVHPQLFTQTLISASSAEVLIGEVTRIEVIEGRVTGVILKDGREIPADAVVLALGPWSSRSSIVSSLFGISVLKAHSIVVRPREADAITPHALFLSYQDSPAAPTLDPEVYPRPTGEVYICGMTQEVEVPEDPVTIVPDPVSIRMLHKIAGNVSSHLKDGEAEVVAEQACFLPCSDDGLPVIGEVPGVERCYVGTGHSCWGILNGPATGAALAELILEGRATTVDLKPFSPARFLRGRKVSS; via the exons ATGGCCACGCCGCCCTCCGCCGTCATCGCCGCCGCCCCCCCTCACATTGTCATCTGCGGCGGTGGCGTTATCGGCGCCTGCACCGCCTACTACCTCTCCACAAAGTCGTCGTCCTCCCCCGCCGCCCATATCACCATCATCGAGCGCTCCTCCATCGCCTGCGGCGCCTCCGGCAAGGCCGGTGGCTTCCTCGCTCTTGACTGGTGCGCTCCTCCTCTCTCCCATCTCGCTCATGCCAGCTTCCTCCTCCACCGCTCCCTCTCCGCCTCCCTCTCTGGCCCTCTCTCCTACGGTTACCGCCCTCTCCACGCACTCTCCCTCTCCATCCACCCCGAACCACACTCCTCTCCTCCCTCCCGCTCCCTCCCTCCCTGGATCGACTCCTCCAACGCTGGATCACCCCGCACCATCGGCACCCCCGAAACCACCGCTCAAGTCCATCCCCAGCTCTTcacccaaaccctaatctctgcCTCCTCCGCCGAAGTCCTCATCGGCGAGGTCACACGCATCGAGGTCATCGAAGGTCGCGTCACCGGGGTGATTCTCAAGGATGGGCGTGAGATCCCCGCTGACGCCGTCGTGCTGGCATTGGGGCCATGGTCTAGCCGGTCGTCGATCGTTTCCTCCCTGTTCGGCATCTCTGTGCTCAAAGCTCACAGCATCGTGGTGCGGCCCCGTGAGGCCGACGCCATCACTCCGCACGCTCTCTTTCTCAGCTACCAAGATTCGCCGGCCGCCCCAACGCTCGACCCCGAGGTCTATCCCCGCCCAACTG GAGAAGTATACATTTGCGGAATGACACAGGAAGTGGAGGTGCCTGAAGATCCAGTGACGATTGTTCCAGACCCAGTGTCAATAAGGATGTTGCATAAGATTGCCGGTAACGTATCAAGCCATTTGAAGGATGGGGAAGCTGAGGTGGTGGCTGAGCAAGCGTGCTTCCTCCCCTGCAGTGATGATGGCTTGCCAGTGATTGGGGAGGTGCCAGGGGTTGAGAGGTGTTATGTTGGAACTGGCCATAGTTGCTGGGGGATTCTGAATGGTCCTGCCACTGGTGCAGCACTGGCTGAGCTTATTTTGGAAGGTAGGGCAACAACTGTTGATCTCAAGCCATTTAGCCCGGCCAGGTTTCTCCGGGGAAGGAAAGTTTCAAGCTAG
- the LOC120267087 gene encoding uncharacterized protein LOC120267087, which yields MRSSWVLRRLRPLLAPALEEESRWLPRIRRVSTLARPSFVSPTTMAIAQSFSSSLTVSADPRNFITRIRPLMLFSTVASSDESDKEGWDMEWEEEECVDPQVGDGGDGGGVVLGDVGWGARALSAAQEVLLGDFGSDIVMFAFKVSPKGYIYVRLDKLTNLYGCPSIEEIKKYNSLYKKRLDELGECGELPADLALEVSSPGAERLLRMPEDLDRFKEMPMWVQYNEADIGSKDQQEKDGVFMVDLIDTENKHCVWKLANVRENKGEAGKGRPLSRKQKDWRLKLPFEATKKVMLYLN from the exons ATGAGGAGCTCGTGGGTGCTCCGGCGTCTCCGGCCGCTGCTTGCGCCGGCGCTAGAGGAGGAGAGTCGATGGTTGCCGAGAATCCGCCGAGTCTCAACATTGGCCCGTCCCAGCTTCGTCTCTCCGACCACGATGGCGATCGCTCAGTCTTTCTCCTCATCGCTCACCGTCTCCGCTGATCCTCGCAACTTCATCACTAGGATTCGCCCCCTCATGCTGTTCTCCACTGTTGCTTCATCAG ATGAATCGGATAAGGAAGGGTGGGACATGGAATGGGAGGAAGAGGAATGCGTTGATCCGCAG GTTGGTGATGGAGGAGATGGAGGTGGAGTGGTTCTGGGAGACGTTGGATGGGGCGCGCGGGCACTCTCAGCTGCTCAAGAGGTTCTTCTTGGAGATTTTGGTAGTGATATTGTGATGTTTGCTTTCAAGGTTTCTCCCAAAGGGTACATCTATGTCAGGCTTGATAAGCTTACAAATTT ATATGGATGCCCCAGTATAGAGgagattaaaaaatacaatagtcTATACAAGAAACGATTGGATGAGCTGGGAGAATGTGGTGAGCTACCTGCAGATTTGGCTCTCGAG GTTTCATCTCCAGGGGCTGAGAGATTACTGAGAATGCCTGAAGATTTGGATCGCTTCAAAGAGATGCCAATGTGGGTGCAGTACAATGAAGCGGATATCGGATCCAAAGACCAGCAAGAGAAGGATGGAGTTTTCATGGTCGATCTAATTGACACTGAAAACAAGCATTGTGTGTGGAAACTAGCAAATGTAAGGGAGAACAAGGGTGAAGCTGGGAAAGGGAGGCCTCTAAGCAGGAAACAGAAAGATTGGAGATTAAAACTCCCATTTGAAGCAACAAAGAAAGTCATGCTATACTTGAACTGA
- the LOC120266735 gene encoding probable cyclic nucleotide-gated ion channel 5 encodes MFDCGYKAQYMDGQREKFLRLEESSPMSYASDRSRTTKCGFNIDGLGRQPNHSSKSFKHGVKKGSEGLKSIGRSLRFGVSRAVFPEDLKVSEKKIFDPQYKFLVMWNRLFVVSCILAVSVDPLFFYLPVYDDNARCLGIDHKLAIASTTIRTIIDAFYLIRVALQFRTAYIAPSSRVFGRGELVIDPAQIAKRYMRSQFIIDFLALLPLPQIVIWRFLHNSNGSDVLATKNALLFIVLLQYIPRFFRLFPLTSELKRTSGVFAETAWAGAAYYLLWYILISHMVGAFWYLLAVERKDDCWHSACHSNNSICQPDYLYCGNSGLQGYDNWNKSSETVLQTNCAADGDNPPFNYGIYSNALKSGIVSSKKFISKYCYSMWWGLQNLSTLGQGLQTSTYPGEVIFSIALAILGLVLFALLIGNMQTYLQSLTIRLEEMRIKRRDSEQWMHHRLLPQDLRERVRRYDQYKWLETRGVDEENLVQSLPKDLKRDIKRHLCLALVKRVPLFEDMDERLLDAICERLKPTLYTENTYIVREGDPVDEMLFIIRGRLESVTTDGGRSGFFNRGILKEGDFCGDELLTWALDPKSGANLPSSTRTVKALTEVEAFALIADELKFVAGQFRRLHSRQVQHTFRFYSQHWRTWAACFIQAAWRRYTKRKIAELRRKEEEAALGDTAAGVSSSLGTTIFVSRFAANALRGVHKLRNTKSAIELVKLQKPPEPDFSADAD; translated from the exons ATGTTTGATTGTGGATACAAGGCGCAATATATGGATGGCCAGAGGGAAAAATTCTTGAG GCTGGAAGAATCAAGCCCAATGTCCTATGCTTCTGATAGGAGCAGAACAACCAAGTGTGGATTTAATATTGATGGTTTAGGTCGTCAACCAAACCATTCCTCAAAATCTTTTAAACATGGAGTGAAAAAGGGTTCCGAAGGATTGAAATCAATTGGGCGATCTCTTCGATTTGGTGTTTCCAGAGCAGTTTTCCCTGAAGATCTTAAGGTGTCAGAGAAGAAGATATTTGATCCCCAATATAAATTTCTTGTCATGTGGAATAGGTTATTTGTTGTATCATGCATCCTTGCTGTGTCAGTGGATCCCTTGTTTTTCTATCTTCCTGTTTATGATGATAATGCACGCTGCCTTGGAATTGATCACAAGTTAGCAATTGCATCTACCACTATACGGACAATCATTGATGCCTTTTATCTTATCCGAGTGGCTCTTCAATTTCGCACTGCCTATATTGCTCCATCCTCTCGGGTTTTTGGCAGAGGTGAACTTGTGATTGATCCTGCACAGATAGCTAAGCGGTACATGAGATCTCAATTCATCATCGACTTTCTTGCACTGCTGCCACTTCCCCAG ATTGTGATTTGGAGATTCCTTCATAATTCAAATGGTTCGGATGTGTTGGCTACCAAAAATGCCTTGCTTTTTATTGTGTTGTTACAGTATATTCCAAGATTTTTCCGGCTTTTCCCATTGACATCAGAATTGAAAAGGACTTCTGGTGTCTTTGCTGAAACTGCTTGGGCTGGAGCTGCATACTATCTGCTTTGGTATATTCTTATAAGCCAT ATGGTCGGTGCTTTCTGGTACCTGTTAGCCGTAGAACGCAAAGATGACTGCTGGCATTCAGCTTGCCACAGTAATAATTCTATTTGTCAGCCAGACTACTTGTATTGCGGGAATTCAGGTCTACAAGGTTATGATAACTGGAACAAGTCCAGTGAAACTGTCCTTCAGACAAACTGTGCAGCAGATGGTGACAACCCACCATTTAACTATGGTATCTACAGCAATGCACTTAAGTCTGGGATTGTTTCATCTAAGAAGTTTATTTCCAAATATTGCTACAGTATGTGGTGGGGTTTACAGAATTTAAG CACTCTTGGGCAAGGACTCCAAACAAGCACATATCCGGGAGAGGTGATATTTTCTATAGCGCTTGCTATTCTTGGACTTGTCCTATTTGCCCTCCTCATTGGCAATATGCAG ACTTATCTTCAATCACTGACAATACGACTTGAAGAGATGAGAATCAAAAGACGTGACTCAGAACAGTGGATGCATCATCGACTGTTGCCGCAAGATCTCAGAGAACGTGTTAGAAGATATGATCAATACAAATGGTTGGAGACACGGGGAGTTGACGAAGAAAACCTGGTCCAAAGCCTTCCAAAGGACCTTAAGCGGGATATTAAACGGCATCTCTGTCTAGCTCTAGTGAAAAGG GTTCCGTTATTTGAAGACATGGATGAGCGGTTGCTTGATGCCATTTGTGAACGCCTGAAACCAACTTTGTACACTGAAAACACATACATTGTCAGGGAAGGTGATCCCGTTGATGAAATGCTTTTCATTATACGAGGCCGTTTAGAGAGTGTGACCACCGATGGCGGAAGGAGTGGATTCTTCAACAGGGGTATATTGAAAGAAGGTGATTTCTGTGGTGATGAGCTGTTGACTTGGGCACTGGATCCGAAATCTGGAGCAAACCTCCCATCTTCAACCAGGACAGTGAAAGCTCTAACAGAAGTAGAAGCCTTCGCATTGATAGCTGATGAACTGAAGTTTGTCGCCGGTCAATTCAGGCGGCTCCACAGCAGACAAGTACAGCACACATTCCGCTTCTACTCGCAGCACTGGAGGACTTGGGCGGCCTGCTTCATCCAAGCTGCATGGCGTCGCTACACAAAGAGAAAGATTGCAGAGCTTCGACGCAAGGAAGAAGAGGCAGCGCTTGGTGATACTGCAGCCGGAGTTTCATCTAGCCTCGGCACAACTATCTTTGTGTCTAGATTTGCTGCCAATGCTCTTCGAGGAGTTCACAAACTCCGGAATACAAAGAGTGCCATTGAGCTTGTGAAACTGCAGAAGCCTCCTGAGCCTGATTTCTCAGCTGATGCTGATTGA